From Hymenobacter sedentarius, a single genomic window includes:
- a CDS encoding type III polyketide synthase — MPSYLGAIGTANPIHRIAQPEIANFMAQALGFGENDARKLRALYRVSGIEHRYSVLPDYGRANGDYTFFPNTPTLEPFPSVGQRMAVYRREALPLATEAVRDCLRQVPDVAPGSITHLVTVSCTGMYAPGLDIELVQALGLRPDVRRTCVNFMGCYAAVNAVKLADAFCLADATARVLIVSVELCTLHFQKSPEEDHLISNALFGDGAAACLVQAEPLPNGAPSLALQAFHCGLEPDGHDDMAWHINDFGFEMTLSSYVPKLIQRGIRHLTDGLLESLPVQLADIRHFAIHPGGRKILETIEVELGLTRDDNRHAYRVLRDYGNMSSATVLFVLRDVLAHASPADHGAPVLSFAFGPGLTMEAMLLEISTNKYHLPFNNSAENTATETLMAETTSSKAVLVDK, encoded by the coding sequence ATGCCGAGTTATTTAGGTGCCATCGGCACTGCTAACCCCATTCACCGCATCGCCCAGCCCGAAATTGCCAATTTTATGGCCCAGGCCCTGGGGTTTGGCGAAAACGATGCGCGCAAGCTGCGGGCGCTGTATCGGGTGTCGGGCATCGAGCACCGCTACTCGGTATTGCCCGACTACGGACGGGCTAATGGCGATTACACCTTCTTCCCCAACACGCCCACCCTGGAGCCGTTTCCGAGCGTGGGCCAGCGCATGGCTGTGTACCGCCGCGAGGCCCTGCCCCTGGCCACCGAGGCCGTGCGCGACTGCCTGCGGCAGGTGCCCGACGTAGCGCCGGGTAGCATCACCCACCTCGTCACGGTGAGCTGCACGGGTATGTACGCGCCGGGGCTGGATATTGAGCTGGTACAGGCTCTGGGCTTGCGGCCCGATGTGCGCCGCACCTGCGTGAATTTTATGGGGTGCTATGCCGCGGTGAACGCCGTGAAGCTGGCCGATGCCTTTTGCCTGGCCGATGCCACGGCCCGCGTGCTCATAGTGAGCGTGGAGCTGTGCACCCTGCATTTTCAGAAAAGCCCCGAGGAGGACCACCTCATCAGCAATGCCCTGTTTGGCGATGGTGCGGCCGCGTGCTTGGTGCAGGCCGAGCCCCTGCCCAACGGCGCACCCAGCCTGGCGCTGCAGGCCTTCCACTGCGGCCTGGAGCCCGATGGCCACGACGACATGGCCTGGCACATTAATGACTTCGGGTTTGAGATGACCTTGTCCAGCTACGTGCCCAAGCTGATTCAGCGCGGCATCCGGCACCTCACCGATGGGCTGCTGGAGAGCCTGCCGGTGCAGCTGGCCGACATCCGGCACTTTGCCATCCACCCCGGCGGGCGCAAGATTCTCGAAACCATCGAAGTTGAGCTGGGCCTGACGCGCGACGACAACCGCCACGCCTACCGCGTGCTGCGTGACTACGGCAACATGTCGTCGGCCACGGTGCTGTTTGTGCTGCGCGACGTGCTGGCCCACGCCTCCCCCGCCGACCACGGCGCGCCGGTGCTCAGCTTTGCCTTTGGGCCCGGCCTCACCATGGAAGCCATGCTGCTGGAAATTTCAACTAACAAGTATCATTTACCATTTAATAATTCGGCCGAAAATACCGCGACGGAAACCCTAATGGCGGAGACCACCTCCTCTAAAGCCGTTCTGGTTGATAAATGA
- a CDS encoding NAD(P)/FAD-dependent oxidoreductase — MDILMIGGGLAGLAAALDLAGRGHRVAVVERKQYPFHKVCGEYVSNEVLPYLRRLGADPAALAPAAINTFLLSSPGGRCLTAPLDLGGFGVSRYLLDDFLYRLAVARGVTFYLKNTVTDVTYDPAADQHRVTLADGRELTARVVLGTYGKRTNLDRQLQRAFFTQRSPYLGVKYHLRMPGFPRDLIALHNFADGYAGISAIEDDKLCFCYLTTRQNLKRHGTIPAMEQAVLAQNPRLREILASAEVLYPQPEVINEISFAPKQPVEQHVLMCGDAAGLITPLCGNGMAMALHGAALAAAAAHDFLRATTTRAAMEAAYSRAWHAQFGTRLRVGRAVQRLFGGPVLSELVVGGLRHWPGAVQALMRRTHGQAF; from the coding sequence GTGGATATTTTGATGATTGGCGGCGGGCTGGCTGGCTTGGCCGCTGCCCTGGACCTGGCCGGCCGTGGGCACCGCGTGGCGGTGGTCGAGCGCAAGCAGTATCCCTTTCACAAAGTGTGCGGCGAATACGTGAGCAACGAGGTGCTGCCGTACCTGCGCCGGCTCGGCGCCGACCCGGCCGCGCTGGCCCCGGCGGCCATCAATACATTTCTGCTGTCGTCGCCGGGTGGGCGCTGCCTCACGGCGCCACTCGACCTGGGCGGCTTTGGCGTGAGCCGCTACCTGCTCGATGATTTTCTGTACCGGCTAGCCGTGGCCCGGGGCGTCACGTTTTACCTGAAGAACACGGTGACGGACGTAACCTACGACCCAGCCGCCGACCAGCACCGCGTGACCCTAGCCGATGGCCGCGAGCTGACGGCCCGCGTGGTGCTGGGCACCTACGGCAAGCGCACCAACCTCGACCGGCAGCTGCAGCGGGCGTTTTTCACCCAGCGCTCGCCCTACCTTGGCGTGAAGTACCACCTGCGCATGCCCGGCTTCCCGCGCGACCTGATTGCGCTGCACAACTTTGCCGACGGCTACGCGGGTATCTCGGCCATTGAGGACGACAAGCTGTGCTTCTGCTACCTCACCACTCGCCAGAACCTCAAGCGCCACGGCACCATTCCGGCCATGGAGCAAGCGGTATTGGCCCAAAACCCGCGCCTGCGGGAGATTCTGGCGTCGGCCGAAGTGCTGTACCCGCAGCCCGAGGTCATCAACGAAATTTCCTTTGCGCCCAAGCAGCCCGTAGAGCAGCACGTGCTGATGTGCGGCGATGCAGCCGGCCTAATCACGCCGCTGTGCGGCAACGGCATGGCCATGGCGCTGCACGGCGCGGCCCTGGCGGCCGCGGCGGCGCACGATTTCCTGAGGGCTACCACTACCCGGGCAGCCATGGAAGCGGCTTATTCCCGCGCCTGGCACGCCCAGTTCGGGACCCGGCTGCGCGTGGGCCGGGCGGTGCAGCGGCTGTTTGGCGGGCCGGTACTGAGCGAACTCGTAGTGGGTGGCCTGCGGCACTGGCCCGGCGCGGTGCAGGCGCTGATGCGCCGCACGCATGGCCAGGCGTTTTAA
- a CDS encoding histone deacetylase, with translation MLPIAFAPSYAHPLPAGHRFPMLKYELLPEQLLREGTTSPADFFVATPPSAADILLVHDAEYYERLRLGQLTRQEERATGFPWSAALFEREVTILGGTIEAARLALKHGVAFNIAGGTHHAFRARGEGFCLLNDQAAAAAWLLAHEPTVNKVLIIDLDVHQGNGTAAIFQHEPRVFTFSMHGARNYPARKEASNLDLPLPDGTDDAQYLQLLASTLPRLLDEVQPNFVFYLAGVDVLATDKLGHLALTRAGCRQRDELVLNLCQRHQLPVVVCMGGGYSERIADIVEAHANTFRVAAGLFN, from the coding sequence ATGCTTCCCATTGCTTTCGCGCCCAGCTACGCCCATCCACTGCCTGCTGGGCACCGCTTCCCGATGCTGAAATACGAGTTGCTGCCCGAGCAATTGCTTCGGGAAGGCACCACATCGCCGGCCGACTTTTTTGTGGCCACCCCGCCTTCAGCTGCGGATATCCTGCTGGTGCACGATGCCGAATACTACGAGCGGCTGCGCCTGGGCCAGCTCACGCGGCAGGAAGAGCGCGCCACGGGATTTCCGTGGTCGGCGGCGCTGTTTGAGCGCGAAGTCACCATCTTGGGCGGTACCATTGAGGCGGCGCGGCTGGCGCTGAAACACGGTGTGGCCTTCAACATTGCGGGCGGTACCCACCACGCGTTTCGGGCGCGGGGCGAAGGCTTTTGCCTGCTCAACGACCAGGCCGCGGCGGCCGCCTGGCTGCTGGCGCATGAGCCCACCGTTAATAAGGTACTTATCATTGACCTCGACGTGCACCAGGGCAACGGTACGGCCGCCATTTTCCAGCACGAGCCGCGGGTGTTCACATTTTCCATGCATGGCGCCCGCAATTACCCGGCCCGCAAAGAAGCCTCCAACCTGGACCTGCCGCTGCCCGACGGCACCGACGACGCGCAGTACCTGCAGCTGCTGGCCAGCACGCTGCCGCGCCTGCTCGACGAAGTTCAGCCCAATTTTGTGTTTTACCTGGCCGGCGTCGACGTGCTGGCCACCGACAAGTTGGGCCACCTGGCGCTCACCCGCGCCGGCTGTCGGCAGCGCGACGAGCTGGTGCTCAACCTCTGCCAGCGCCACCAGCTGCCCGTAGTGGTGTGCATGGGCGGCGGCTACTCCGAGCGCATTGCCGACATCGTGGAAGCCCACGCCAACACGTTCCGAGTAGCCGCGGGGCTTTTCAATTAG
- a CDS encoding T9SS type A sorting domain-containing protein codes for MMQRLLLPLLLFICLSLSFGPLFNTLPAAAAAPAERPGQQPKPGDDKTLLVYPNPSTGIVHLTINNLQGKKVELSILNVIGSVMYRETLTEMNDRYTKMLDLSKFANGLYYVRLEADNTSQMCKLVIR; via the coding sequence ATGATGCAACGCTTACTTTTACCACTGTTATTATTTATCTGTCTTAGCCTCAGTTTCGGGCCGCTGTTCAATACGCTTCCCGCGGCTGCCGCAGCTCCTGCCGAGCGCCCCGGCCAGCAGCCCAAGCCCGGCGACGACAAGACCCTGCTGGTGTATCCAAACCCCAGCACTGGCATCGTGCACTTAACCATCAACAACTTGCAGGGCAAGAAAGTGGAGCTGAGCATTCTGAACGTCATTGGGTCTGTAATGTACCGGGAAACGCTCACTGAAATGAACGACCGCTACACCAAGATGCTCGACCTGAGCAAGTTCGCCAACGGCCTCTACTACGTGCGGCTCGAAGCCGACAACACCAGCCAGATGTGCAAGCTGGTAATTCGGTAA
- a CDS encoding methyltransferase domain-containing protein, with amino-acid sequence MLNERASGPELMDDLTLATNALRQNLDELETINTWLGGYKPVLNALARLKSRFASGRALRLADLGSGGGDTLRQVARWARKHRIPVELTGIDANQFMLEYAAAKSQDYPEISYRQLDIFSPEFQAQPYDILTCSLFCHHFTDEELVTLLRQWQRQAGIGVVINDLHRHWLAYHSIKWLTRLLGGSYLVQHDAPLSVARAFRRQDWVALLARAGIERYELRWRWAFRWQVIIN; translated from the coding sequence ATGTTAAATGAAAGAGCTTCCGGCCCCGAGCTGATGGACGACCTGACGCTGGCCACCAATGCCCTGCGCCAGAACCTCGACGAGTTGGAAACCATCAACACCTGGCTGGGCGGCTACAAGCCGGTGCTCAACGCCTTGGCGCGGCTAAAAAGCCGGTTTGCCAGCGGCCGAGCCCTGCGCCTGGCCGACCTGGGCAGCGGCGGCGGCGACACCCTGCGCCAGGTGGCCCGCTGGGCCCGCAAACACCGCATTCCCGTGGAGCTGACCGGCATCGATGCCAACCAATTCATGCTGGAATACGCCGCGGCCAAAAGCCAGGACTACCCCGAAATCAGCTACCGGCAGCTCGACATCTTCTCGCCCGAATTTCAGGCGCAGCCTTACGACATCCTCACCTGCAGCCTGTTTTGCCATCATTTCACCGACGAGGAGCTGGTGACGCTGCTGCGGCAATGGCAGCGGCAGGCGGGCATTGGCGTCGTCATCAACGACCTGCACCGGCACTGGCTGGCCTACCACAGCATCAAGTGGCTCACGCGGCTGCTGGGCGGCTCGTACCTGGTGCAGCACGACGCGCCGCTGTCGGTCGCCCGGGCCTTTCGGCGGCAGGACTGGGTGGCGCTGTTGGCACGTGCTGGAATTGAGCGGTATGAGTTGCGCTGGCGCTGGGCCTTCCGCTGGCAGGTGATTATCAATTAG